A genomic segment from Lytechinus variegatus isolate NC3 chromosome 10, Lvar_3.0, whole genome shotgun sequence encodes:
- the LOC121423060 gene encoding uncharacterized protein LOC121423060 produces the protein MPSIDWGIQGTSSPGHTHADDSDQPFMLLTTKKHLIRPYSSSHIQASLRRHDRDAVIPRSRTAVRRTTAVNGGMRPLAGNYRAASAAASLRVSPMKTRVRSANCKSNVVTDDELEIDYRRIEDEDPDRMTESDVYQEVRKLKTQNNYEHESLRGGISPSIVQASKKLQTSKCAGVTVVRIGSQYHDGLKVTGVPIKINMDLMQKDEDVLSECSIPSEDICECPNCRDKKATQELRDQELDDTLLKSDESMLMVVSKSLGVTSPVKRPSSNTQHNRRSYSKDVVPAQAHKDKNSERPIPRSKSARTQVYSPSTLKIDSDSLPVVSSRSITGPRIRYEVTSSLSTKAVEDDNDSVISGSGDYLNKQIEAVAKAQDTIEHYPNVDERPKMSSEIPIFSWRPALKDILRSKSVSLRRRSMGCIYADSTSPAKCLKHGKKCPEIPKTVEDNVTSGGPSSYVWSRGRRLNISIDMRSIRLPPILSYSQRSAEGPSDCAACVAGVSC, from the exons ATGCCATCAATTGATTGGGGTATCCAAGGAACATCGTCCCCAGGTCATACGCATGCTGATGACTCGGACCAACCTTTCATGCTACTCACTACCAAGAAACACCTTATACGCCCTTACAGTAGCAGTCACATTCAAGCGTCGCTTCGAAGACATGATCGCGACGCGGTCATCCCGCGGAGCCGGACGGCGGTTAGAAGAACGACCGCGGTGAACGGAGGGATGAGACCTTTGGCGGGAAATTATCGTGCAGCTTCTGCGGCAGCTTCACTTCGTGTTTCTCCAATGAAGACCCGTGTGAGAAGTGCCAACTGTAAGAGCAATGTCG ttaccGATGATGAACTGGAGATCGACTACCGGAGGATAGAAGACGAAGACCCCGATCGCATGACCGAGTCTGACGTCTACCAGGAAGTCAGAAAACTCAAGACACAGAATAATTACGAGCACGAATCGCTCCGCGGTGGTATATCGCCCTCTATCGTCCAAGCATCGAAAAAGTTACAAACCAGCAAGTGCGCCGGCGTGACGGTCGTTCGGATCGGTTCACAGTACCACGATGGCTTAAAGGTCACAGGAGTACCAATAAAGATTAATATGGATTTGATGCAGAAAGATGAAGACGTCCTATCTGAATGCAGTATCCCATCTGAAGATATTTGCGAATGCCCTAATTGCCGCGATAAGAAAGCGACACAAGAACTACGTGATCAAGAACTTGATGATACACTATTAAAAAGTGACGAGTCAATGTTAATGGTAGTATCAAAGTCACTCGGTGTCACCTCCCCAGTCAAGAGACCGAGCTCTAATACTCAACATAATAGAAGAAGCTATAGCAAAGATGTTGTGCCAGCTCAAGCCCACAAGGATAAGAACAGTGAGAGACCCATCCCGAGGTCCAAAAGCGCAAGAACCCAAGTTTACTCTCCTTCAACACTAAAGATTGACTCAGATAGCTTGCCAGTCGTATCATCCCGCTCGATCACTGGTCCGAGGATACGATACGAGGTCACCTCCTCTCTCAGCACGAAGGCTGTCGAAGATGATAACGACTCGGTCATTTCCGGAAGTGGAGACTATCTCAACAAGCAAATCGAAGCAGTTGCGAAAGCCCAGGACACGATCGAACACTACCCGAATGTTGACGAACGGCCGAAGATGAGTTCCGAGATTCCGATATTTTCGTGGCGCCCAGCCTTGAAAGACATTCTCCGCAGTAAATCAGTTTCGCTGCGCCGACGATCAATGGGATGCATATACGCAGACTCGACGTCTCCAGCGAAATGCTTGAAACATGGTAAAAAGTGTCCTGAAATCCCTAAAACTGTTGAAGACAATGTTACAAGCGGAGGTCCCTCATCCTACGTGTGGAGTCGGGGCAGACGACTCAACATTAGTATCGATATGCGATCGATTCGATTACCCCCTATTTTGAGCTACAGCCAAAGATCTGCGGAAGGTCCATCGGATTGTGCGGCTTGCGTAGCAGGTGTTTCGTGCTAA
- the LOC121422944 gene encoding uncharacterized protein LOC121422944 codes for MKQDIRLDSMMEVMPATLLATTPFSHPPARIALSAVERTVTSIRYKKEWRASTSIKRRSAVNQKHSNASERQSRKQSRNVSQSQSDQYQHCRRLSSLERRVDFRPLGRVSDKQLEMLTKTANEVMEEMWKDAGIVNPPKPSTAPAGNQEDLQLPKITEPKPSDTSSTKSSRSSPSDSRKDSGNEEESVKQQDAVDGIQRVRGKSCSRVDMVKNLQKHRKSLSAPVADRAKSNKPATKSERRQRCSTSKVDSVSWGDSEGMVRGKASVKVATSSVSSNGSDDDTKRKKVRNRDKLPPAKERKPTKEIEETERPTRSAFFRLPRVENKPIDVDVDLSTATLEDVILARLEDDDNGGDKDSDSCNSKEHRVHWEGNECGYNSDTIACTTRPTSSETDERKMPMRSEIATPELSEGALSNDEGDRCVSAAKNRRKTMKHSSAMLKDMNGNLSNKDHTHGDDIAESVMKKLQPAHPHVIWPENRFMTSNTVFVYGSPSQLAPVIVPSHSLDCPLCNFFKSSPGGGICPPNSPTSFMKKDYGFYPVERFYSEF; via the coding sequence ATGAAGCAAGATATAAGATTAGACTCAATGATGGAAGTGATGCCAGCGACCTTGCTCGCTACCACCCCATTCTCACATCCCCCAGCTCGAATCGCCCTCTCGGCGGTCGAAAGAACGGTCACCAGTATCAGATATAAGAAGGAGTGGCGAGCGTCGACGTCGATTAAACGTCGCAGTGCCGTTAATCAAAAACATTCGAATGCATCGGAGAGACAGTCGCGGAAGCAGAGTCGGAATGTCAGCCAATCGCAGAGCGATCAGTATCAGCATTGCAGGCGTTTATCGTCGCTTGAGCGGAGGGTCGATTTTCGGCCTCTTGGGAGGGTCAGTGACAAGCAACTGGAGATGTTGACGAAAACGGCGAATGAAGTGATGGAAGAGATGTGGAAGGATGCTGGGATCGTTAACCCACCGAAGCCTTCGACCGCACCAGCTGGGAATCAGGAGGATCTACAGCTGCCGAAAATTACCGAGCCGAAGCCGAGTGATACGTCATCGACAAAATCGTCTCGGTCATCCCCGTCGGACAGTCGGAAAGATTCGGGGAACGAAGAGGAGTCGGTCAAACAGCAAGATGCAGTGGATGGGATTCAAcgagttagagggaaaagttGCAGCAGGGTAGATATGGTGAAAAACTTGCAGAAACATAGGAAGTCGTTGTCGGCACCAGTTGCTGATCGGGCGAAATCGAACAAACCAGCGACGAAAAGTGAGCGGAGACAGCGATGCTCGACATCGAAAGTAGACTCAGTCAGTTGGGGTGATAGCGAGGGAATGGTCAGAGGTAAGGCCAGTGTCAAGGTAGCGACATCGTCGGTGTCGTCAAACGGGAGTGATGACGATacgaaaagaaagaaagtaagaaatcGGGATAAGCTGCCACCAGCAAAGGAAAGAAAACCAACGAAGGAAATTGAAGAAACGGAGCGACCAACTAGGTCAGCGTTTTTCCGATTACCACGTGTCGAAAATAAACCAATCGACGTCGATGTTGATTTAAGTACTGCAACCTTGGAAGATGTCATCCTCGCACGACTtgaagatgatgacaatggcGGTGACAAAGACAGCGACAGCTGCAACTCAAAAGAACATCGAGTTCATTGGGAGGGAAACGAATGCGGTTATAACTCGGACACGATCGCTTGCACGACGCGGCCGACGAGTTCCGAAACTGACGAGAGAAAGATGCCGATGCGAAGTGAAATCGCCACGCCCGAACTCTCCGAAGGAGCTTTAAGCAACGATGAGGGAGACAGGTGCGTCAGCGCTGCCAAAAACAGACGCAAGACGATGAAACACAGCAGCGCCATGCTGAAAGACATGAACGGAAACCTTTCCAATAAAGACCATACACATGGTGACGACATCGCCGAGTCCGTCATGAAAAAGTTGCAACCCGCTCACCCCCACGTCATCTGGCCGGAAAACCGGTTCATGACGTCGAATACTGTCTTCGTGTACGGTAGTCCATCTCAACTCGCTCCTGTGATCGTACCGTCGCATAGTCTCGATTGCCCGCTCTGTAATTTCTTCAAAAGTTCACCGGGAGGCGGTATCTGCCCTCCTAACAGCCCCACATCGTTCATGAAAAAGGATTACGGATTTTATCCAGTTGAACGGTTTTATTCAGAGTTCTAA